The DNA window GTGGGGCGCCGCGACAGAATCACATCGCCTGTCGCTTCGTCACGGCGGATGAAAACCTCATCCGTATCAAAGCGGAAACTGGCCGGTAAGCGCACGGCCTGGCTGCGTCCATTGGCAAAGACTTTTGCGGTTTGGCTCATGGCGAAAATCCTCAAGCGTGATGTATACCAAAGTATATACCGGCCATCGTTTGCTCGCCATGGCGGCGGAGACTCTGAGTGTCCGAGGCCTGAATTTTGGCTCTTGTGCAGTTGTATGAGGTAGTTTTCCGGCTTTGGGGAAGAGCGCGAGGGGAGGTTC is part of the Banduia mediterranea genome and encodes:
- a CDS encoding antitoxin; amino-acid sequence: MSQTAKVFANGRSQAVRLPASFRFDTDEVFIRRDEATGDVILSRRPTDWDGFFAALGGVDVPEDFLSPAERTQAAQDRDPLADIDG